AGAAAACTTCCATAGTATGCAGTTTGCATTGTACCAGGTGCTCAAGAAGATTTGTCCAGTGAATTTATTCACATTCTGGTATAGTGGTTAAGTATACCAACTTTGGAATCGGGCAGATTTCAATTCAGATCTCACCTCTCTGCAACTTGCTGGCTGTGTGATTTGGGTCAAGTAATACATATATTCTCTAAGCCTCAATTCCCTCATATGTAGTACAGAAATATTAATATCTATTTCaaatgattaaatgagatgagtatATAAAGTGCCTGACTTGTGTTTGTGGCTGTGTGTATACAGATAAAACATGTATGGTGTATAAtaatattgctattattatttctataactacatccttaaaaattttttgttttgtagatgCAGCCATTGTGGTCTCTTGCTGTGCTGTTTCTTGGTCGACTGTTGATTATCAAGTAGCTTTAAGAAAATCCTTACCTGATAAAAACCTCTTTAATGGACCCTGTCCCAAGCTTGTATATCTCTTTTACAAGTTGTTTACATTATTATCTTGGATGTTGAGTGTTGTGCttcttttattcttaaatgtTAAGATTGCTTTCCTTCTGTTGTCATTTCTTTGGCTTTTAGGTATATTTTGGGCATTTAAAGAACAAACTGATTTTTGTGTTTCCACAAGTATGGAAATCCTATACAGGATTGTTGTTGGATTCATTCttatctttacattttttaatattaagggACAAAATACCAAATGCCCAATGTCTTGTTATTATATTGTAAGGGTATTGGTCACATTGGGGATATTGATTGTGTTCTGGTTTGACCCACTCTCTATTTTTAATGCAGACTATTTTATACCTGTCAGCATTACTAtagttctttctcttctccttggaattatttttcttcttgtttattaCGGGACTTTGCACCCAAACACAAGTGAAGAGACTAAACTGGATGAAGTTGATGGAAAACCAGCTCAAAGAGATTGTAGAATGAAGTATTTCCTCATGGAATAAGCTATTCACTTAAGAGatatgtttccttattttttatttcattggttAGTAAAGAAaaagtttgtgtatgtgtgtgtttcttatTTTTGCCTATCTTAATTTGATACCAGTTCTAGTACATTAATTATGAATGTTAGAGagtataataatatttttattatttaatttctctattGCCTTGTAAAGTTGCCATCTTGAGCCTGAACTGAAAGAAAGGGTCTAATTCTCATAATTAGAAGGTAGAATTGAATTGCCTCCAACTTTTCCCTCATTGTTTCTGAGCTAAAACTGGTGTTTGTCatctttcctctattttcttgatccagttatatatatatatatatatatatatatatatgtatgtatgtatatctttttttttcagtgagttggagACCGattgagaagaggaaaaggaaaaggagggaagaggaagaaaacaaaaataaatgaatcatttaacccatcttaaccatttttaagaatatagttcagtagtgttaactatattcactttgttgtgctgCTCTATTAACATTTTTATCTTGCAGAACTGAGACACTACTTCCATTGAACAATTTCccattcctctctttctccctggcaaacacaattatattttctatttctatgaagtTGGCTATTGTAGATATTGCGTATGAATGGAATCATGAAGTATTTGTCTTAATCATGAAGtgactgcttatttcacttagcataatatcctcatgGTTCATCTATACTGTAGTGTGTGAGAagacttccttctttttaaaggatgaaaaatattccatggtatatacatatatgccacattttccttatttataCTTCATTGTGTTGCTTCTACCTCTTGGCTAATTTTGAATTGTTTCCTGGATACTATGAGTATCTTTAGATCCTCTTGATTGTTTCTTagaggagtattttttttttctttcagaaacttAAACTCTGAGCTCTAAAGAGTCTTTATTTGGTTAGCCTTCAATGTACTCCTTGGAGTCTGCCCCTCACGTATATATAGTTCAGTCAGTCAGAGATTTGGGAAGAGTTAATACATGAAATGAGGCTTACTGTATGTTGGCTGACTCCTTTTTacgactttcactgtcacttttcagtTTCTGTGGTCACTCCATACTCTGTCCTCGGGGACTTTAAGCCAGTAAGACCGCAGCTTTTCTATCTCGGTTTGTATACACAGTGTGCCGACTGGGGTCTACCTTCACTCAGTGCCGTTCCTTCTTCACAACGTTGACTGCCTTCCTGTGTCTGCCTACTTTTTTTccaggtagttttttttttttcatgttttatccaGAGTTTATAGTGGGCTTTTTTTGAGAAAGAGTTTAAGCAGTAAGAGTTATACCCATCTTTTTATTAATCAGTACCATTTTTAAGTCTTTCTGtaatgtttgcatttttttctgagatTTGCTCAAACATAATGTATAAGTTCCTTTTGTTTAACATTTAAGTCTGTCTTATCCTTATTTATTTGACCCTCACAAAAAACTGGTCAATATATTTATTGTTATCACTACCCTTTAGCTGGGAAAAGCAAGCCTCATagaatttaagtaacttgccaaatTTCACACAGATCCAATCTCATACTTTTGACCTCAAGTCTAGTTTGCTTTCATTCTATTCTTTATCTGATAAATAGATGAACTGACCCATCAACAGCCTAGAGCTATAATAAATTACACATGATTTGTAAAaactattattaaattatttatttgccaacaaaacaattttttaaaagtttgatcccaatattttctctctctagTTTGGGATGGGACTAAAGCTGTGTCACTGATTGAATAATTTGACTAACAGTACATGTAATGGAAAGAGGCAATTTATGTAATGGAAAAAATGGGTAGAAAATAATGTACATCGACTGGATATTGCATTCCCCACACCAACCTGgattgaatattcattgcattcaacacatattttatGATTGATTTTATAGCAAATAAAtgggtttatatatataaataaaaaactgaCCTGGATCCTGGTCAGATGTTTTGGCTAGTTAGCAAGCTcttaaaatgaacttttaatatctaattattttacctttattCATTTTATCTGATTTTCTATATCATTCAGCCATAGATTTATAGCACTTTTAAATCCCCCCTCAATTTAGTGTAAGCTTTTTCTAGATTATTCTGCACATATGAAGGGCttttgaaaatttagaaaaatcataGGAATAATTATGAACAATACTTATAAAAGAGCACTCATGCACTGTCCTAGTCAGAGTtctgcagagaaacagaaccagtagggTAGATATGGAGACATGTAACGGGGGATTTCTTGTAAGAATTGGCTCACGTGGTTGTGGAGGCCGAAAAGCCCCACCATCAGCCATGTACAAGCTGGAGAACCATGAAGGCCTGTGGTGTAATTCTGTCCAAATCTGAAGGCCTAAGAATCGTGGGGCTGATGGTTTAAGTGCTGATCTGGGTCCAAACGCTTGAGACACAGGAGTCCTAATGACTGAAGACAAGTGGAGATGGATATTATAGCTGGACCAGAGAGAGTGAATTTCTCATTCTTCTGACTTTTGTTCTATTTAGGCCCTCGACTAGCTGCATGATACCCACCCATGCTGGGGAAGCCATTTGCTTTACTCAGTTCATCAAATGCTAATTTCTTcgagaaacaccctcacagactcCCAGGATGTCTTACTAGCCATCTGGCACACTTAGCCCAGTTAAATTAAACCATAAAATTAACCCTCACACACACCTTTATACTTTCACATTTACTGCAACTACAGGTAGAATGCTTCCCTTAgactgcctgctgctgctgctaagtcgcttcactcgtgtccgactctgtgcgaccccatagatggcagcccaccaggctcccccgtccctgggattctccaggcaagaacactggagtggattgccatttccttctccaatgcatgaaagtgaaaagtgaaagtgaagtcactcagtcctgtctgacttttagcgaccccatggactgcagcctaccaggcttctccacccatgggattttccaggcaagagttctggagtggggtgctattgccttctccttagACTGCCTAGTcgttctcaaactttagtgtgcatcagaatcacctggaggggtCACTAAAATATACTGCTGGGCACCATCCACAGAGTTTCTTTTTAGTAGATCTTAGGTGGGTTTTGAACTCTGTATGTCTAGGAAGTTCTGGATATGGTTGGTGCTGCTGGTCTGCCCCCTCAGCTTTGAGAACTGTTGCTGACTTCTGAGGGCTAATACCACTGTTAATAACTAGTTTTAACATAGCCACTAGAGGGCAGTGGAACCATAGAGAAATTAGGTGTGCAATAGATTCCCTGGTTTATGCTATCAGCTACAGTTTTGCCATAGGCTGTAAGAAAACCAAAGCCAAACATTAATTTCCTATACAGTATCATGAGGCTCATTCTcaactgtaataaaaataaaagcttgtcTTTGTGGTTGTGAGGGTCATAGAGATACAGTGCAGTTCTAACTCTGGGTGATGCTTGTATTGTAAtcacaataaattaaaaactggACTTTTCTAAGTGGGCTTTTGCATGTATATCTAGTAGTATTGGGGGTTAACATGAACAATTTGTGGTTTCCCAGAGAGGTGGCATTTCGATAATAGGTTTAATTACGAAGATAATTCTACACTTAAATAGTATTTATTGTTTTGATAcatgtactttttattttgtgaaagtgAGACCTAAgtacttttaaaagtattaaaCCTGGTATACACTAAACTCAAAGAACATAAAGATTCACAGACTATCAGGAATTTGTAATTCTTTTCTCCCAGATGTATTGTTTGATAGTACAAAAGgactagagaaaaatcaaaagatataGTTTGCAGGGTCCTTGTTATATTGTCTTTTACTTTGAAAGCCCAAAGGCCTGAATTTGATTTCTTGCCTTCTCATTATTACCTGGATGACCTTGATGATTTAATCTCTCTAAGTCTCAATTTctatatatgtagagagagaatTACATAATACAGCTATCTCTCTGGGTTGCTGAGAAAAATCAGCGATATACTATTTGTGATAGTGTTGTATATATTGCAGCtatctttgaaattttctatttttgacaTACTTCCACCAACATGCAGTATATTTTGAACTTGGTTTTGAtgtcattggagaaggacatggcaacccactccagtactcttgcctggaaaatcccacagatggaggagcctggtaggctacagtccatggggtcgcgcagagtcggacatgacttagtgacttcactttcacttttcactttcatgcattggagaaggaaatggcaacccactccagtgttcttgcctggagaatcccagggacagaggagcctggtgggctgccgtctatggggt
This genomic interval from Dama dama isolate Ldn47 chromosome 21, ASM3311817v1, whole genome shotgun sequence contains the following:
- the XKR9 gene encoding XK-related protein 9; amino-acid sequence: MKYTKLNFMMSVLGIMIYVTDLIMDIWVSVRFFHERQYVFGVLTVSFMLFGTLVVQCFSYSWFKADFKEAGQESHHCLLLLHCLQGGVFTRYWFALKQGYQVAFKYGSKTENFVEKQINDRVTDLSMLRLFETYLEGCPQLALQLYIFLEHGQANFTQYAAIVVSCCAVSWSTVDYQVALRKSLPDKNLFNGPCPKLVYLFYKLFTLLSWMLSVVLLLFLNVKIAFLLLSFLWLLGIFWAFKEQTDFCVSTSMEILYRIVVGFILIFTFFNIKGQNTKCPMSCYYIVRVLVTLGILIVFWFDPLSIFNADYFIPVSITIVLSLLLGIIFLLVYYGTLHPNTSEETKLDEVDGKPAQRDCRMKYFLME